In the genome of Paralichthys olivaceus isolate ysfri-2021 chromosome 10, ASM2471397v2, whole genome shotgun sequence, the window CCACCGTTGCCACATTGCTGCATTTAAcaaatgttaatattttgtCCCAACTCTGAAATTTGCGATCAACATCTGCACTTAATTGAACAAGATGTCGACCttcaataaataatgaaaatactaTCATCATTTAAAATTAGAAATACAAAGTATGTCAATATAAAACTTACTATAGTTTGTGAATCAGTAATTTTTGAacattaacaacacattttaacaacacCGTGACGATACTAATAATCGTGATCATTTTGTTCGCTATAATCATGATCCAACATTTTCACACCGTTTTCATCTCTACACTTgttaaactaaaacattttcacttcagatgctttctctcctctcgtcAGTCACCTTAGTGTAAAAGCTGCAGCCAGTTAAGTGATTCCATTCAAACTTAATCACTCTTGGTTTTCTAgttttaaacagaaacaaacagaaaatgatccTTGGCTCAAACCAACGTTTATTTTTCAGATCAGTTTGACAGTTAATTGATTCAGGGTTAAAAAAGAAACGGTGTCTCTTGTGGCGAGTCGGAGGCCCCTTTGTGGTCGCTGTTTGTCGTATCCATCTATCAATCAGCCTTTGAGGGGAAGACTTTTGTAATTTAATAGTGATTGACCTGAGCGGGCAGAAGCCTGCAGCGGGACACAAAGACATCACATCCATCACAGCTGAGCAGCAGGATGTCCACTTGTCCCCGACTGAAACCAGATTAATGTAGACACCATGTGATCAGCAGGTGTCTGATTCTTTTCttgttctttgtctttgtgcagcTGTGGGGTTCTGCTGGTTGTCAGGTGCGAAACTGTGAATCCaataaaatctttgttttaaacCAGATGACGATGATGGTTCCGCTCCGGTCTGGTTTAAATGACACCACAGTCTGTGTATCTTTTCCTCTTAGAACTTTCTACCAACTAACGAATCAACAATGTTTTGTCCAGAAATAACAGCAGATTTCATTGTGATACCGGCTGTGTATGTTACAGTaactaaaaacacacacgtggAGTCTGCTGTCATCAGGATCTGGTTTCAGGATCTGGTTGTAGATCAGTTGTGGTCCGTGTTTGACAGATCAGCTGATTCTTCTTCATGTCACCGTTTTTCCTCCATATGaactttctgttgtttcatgCTGAGCTGTTCACGCTCTGTAGACCGATGCCATGACGACGGTTTGACTGTATCTCGGTCAGGACGGCCCTCAGGTCATCTGACCGTCCATGTTCTCTGGCAGTGATTGGTTGTGACCATCGACTCGTTTCATCAGTATCTAATGTGGATCTTAGTGTGATGTAATGACCTGCAGAGCCTCGTCCAGTCGGCTGCACTGAACCGCCCCTCCGAGCCTCTGACCACTGCTTCCTGCTGATTGGATGGTTTTAAAGTGACAGGAACCTCTGAGCTGTGAAACGTCCAGTCAGCCCGACTGATACCGGGTCAGCTTCAGGCCCCCGGGGCCCTGAGCTGGCCCCTGGCACACACTTCAACTTCCTTAAGTGTTTATAACCACttcctacacacagacacacacaccttcagggGCAgtagtactccacagtaccccacagtactccagtactccacactagttcaaatgcaccaaatgaacGTCCTCATGGTTCAAACGTTGTATTgttggaggtgaagactgcaggtgcttcttcttcttcttctatggtttaatgtgtctctacttcctgtgattgctccaaaagtccaaactgtccaacaaagtgttttcactgtgaaccaacagaaccatggttcagtgtgatccagacccagaactcctcttctggtctgaggaaccgttcaAAACAATTGAAACctgacttgttttgttttttctcatttctgtgaaacaaatgttttcaaggTTTGTTCTGTTGAACGATAGATTTCTGTAAAGACCCAGTGAAGCTGTTAAATGCTTCAGGTCCTGGGTTGGGTCCTCTAACAGAATGTGTGTATAGTGTTGAgtggagctgtgtgtttgtaataaagtaaatgaattgaaattatttttgacCTTCATCTTTCATCAGACTCAGAGGTGAGGTCATCACACAGATCACTGTTGATTTATCAAGAACATAATTGAtttcccccacccccaccccacccccccaccacgTGGACACAGTCATGTTTTTATTGCCTCCGGTCAAACATCTCATTTCTAAAATGGATTATTGAATCATGTTTTCTCTGAGGCAGCGACCACACCACTCTCTGTCCAACTGTCCGTCCACCTTCTTCACTCCTTTGTGTCCACGGTGCTCATGACTCTGGACCCACATCCAGGATGGTTGTGGAGCTCTGGAAGCTGCTGTGTTGATATGAATCACTGATGTGCaaacaagtgtttttttctttttgtgtttcaggCTGATGCCCAAACACAAACTGGTCCGTCAGCAGCAGATCAGAGCTGAACCTCACACTCACAGGTAAACTCACCTGACGCTCTGTCACAACTAGTTCAaatcagttcagtgtttgtgctgtggaCCTGATTAACAAGTGACATTTAACGTCTTTTCAAACACTTCATTCTAGTTGAttgatatgaatataaatattaatttagtTGTTGTGAAAAAAtctgtatttctctctctatatatatatttatactgtataaatatactgtatacataAACTCAGTAGGGATTGTTTTAATGATTCTCATAATcagtataataaatataattatctgAGTTAAATCATCTTTATCAGGATTCATTTTTCTAACAGGTCTGAGGATCCACATCCGTCCACAATTGAACCTGACTTGGAACCAGTTTCAGACCAGATCTCAGGAGACCAGGACTCAGGAGACCAGATCAAACCTCTGCACATCGTCTGGCCTCACAGATGGTAAGTTCACGTCCATGTCGTTTCTGTTTCACTTGACCCCTTCAGTTTGCACAGACTTTGTAAAAAAGATTTCACCTGCTCAGACATGTCagataaaaacaccaaaaatgtaaatgtgaggaaccaatcaaaataaattaataaataaaataaaatcatgagtCTCAAAGACGTTAGAAATGTTCAACTAAGTTGTAATTTACCTTGTAATAGTTGCTATGACAACAATCACGAGAAAGAAATTGTTAAAATACTAAATATTAACTAAGTAATTtattagaaaacaaataaatataatttgtgaaaattcaaaatgttaaattcatctgtaattaatgagaaataggtttttattttatgtaaaaattcATTTTGGGATatgaacatttaatttaattgaaactttaaacatttaaattaatgtttcataatgtgaatgaaatacaatcaaaaCTAAATTTAGAAGAACTTGAAACAAGTGAATTAATATTAGTTATAATTTATCacagaaaatcattttttaaataaagtaaagtaaattaGAAAcctcatgaataaaataattttcttgtttataaaaatgtacGTAAAGCTGATGACACGAACAAagaagaatatttaaaaaagaatgttatttataaaaaatcGACTGAACAATAAAGTCAGAGACAAGATGAGAAAATGTAAGTTTttgaataaaagataaatacaagAATTGAGGCTCCAGACGTCAGACTGATGTTTGAGAGAAAAGACGAGTCCGTTTTCAGAAGgacttgtttttaaatcagattaacggACATGAAGTCCAGCGTTTCCTCGTGTTTTTCACCTTCTCTTGTATCAGTGACAAAGCAGCATCGTGTAATCTGCTCTCAACTgagcaaaacacacagatggattATATCTGCGGCCGGCGAGCACGCTGCTTTTATTCTGGTCGGATGGAGGATTTCAGTTAATCTCTCAGATTGAAGCTTCGCTCATCtcatctgtttttatgtttaatcTGTGTGTGGCCTGGATCCTCAGATTACAGCTCCGTCttattgctgctgctgcggggGCGGGGGAACAgctgttccaggtgaagacgccgcactgcgggggggggggggggggggggatttacGTTGATCATGATTCAGACTCTGATTGAAAGAGAAACAGCAGGTGGTGACGAAGAAACATCCAATGGATTAATTTATTATCTCACTGCACCACCACCCCCACTTCTCAGTCCAGTCACCACGACAACCACTCCCACACCTCAGTTCAGTCACCACCATGACCACTCCCACTTCTCAGTCTAGTCACAACCACTCCCACTACTAAGTCCGGTCACCACGACCACTCCCACTTCTCAGTCCAGTCACCATGACCACTCCCACTTCTCAGTCTAGTCACGACCACTCCCACTACTAAGTCCGGTCACCACGACCACTCCCACTTCTCAGTCCAGTCACCACCATGACTCACCTGTCTCGCACCTTCGGCCGGTGTTCACAACCACGTCTGAATCTACTGGATACCATGACATCAATATCACATGACCGAtgtctgtgttgtatttttgaaatctaaaatacaataaaaaaattacaacgttatcaaatcagaaacttttttccatgtttttctAAAATATTGTCAAAACTTTCccttaaaatgaaaagaatcaaTCCTGCGGAGTCTAATCGACTCCTTTCATTGTCATGGTTCTTCTGACGTTAGCGAACATGCTCCACATCGTTAGAGATGTCACAATACCAAAACTTTACTAGTCAATACAGATACCATGATTCTCAATACACAAGTATGTACCATGgcaaaaagcagaaacaaaactAGGGTGTTCTGATCAGGATTTCTGGGGCTGATCACCGATCGTTAGAAGTAGTAGTATCGGCCGATCCTGATCTAGAGTCCATGGCCCCGTTTATGCCTGATTAACGTGTCGTGGGtgagtgaccacttgtgatcagatttcTCTTCCTTGCTCTTTATGCAGATAAACAGCACAGGCCTGAACCCTACTCACAAGTGAGtcagtaaatgttttattactgagttgttcctgtgttttcagttcagcGCCACATTGAACTCCTTTATCAACCTGTGTCACATGTTCcactgtctgcagctgcaggagtgaCGCAGTGTTAGAACCATATGAACTGGACTCACTGtctgtgatgtgaaaacatcacagacaGATGATGAAAGAATTAATACTGGCGCATCTTCTAACTCTGGTTCTTTCCCACTCGCCATACCCACACTATTCTCCACAACAACTGACCCAATACTCTATTTCTATCTGCTACACCCAGCTACGCTGCTTCgcttcttcttgttgtttacTACTGGTGGTTGGCTTTAGGCGCAGTACCACCACCTTCTGTTCTGGAGTGTATACGCTTCGCCTATGAGAAAAAGGAGCAGCGCATAAACCGAACGCAACACGCGAATTGAACCGAGACAGTCGAACCGAACGGTTCGGACGTTTTTCATAAACCGTTCCATCCCTacactgtactaacacacactgtactaacacacacacacacacacacacactgtactaacacacacacactgtactaacacacactgtactaacacacacacacacactgtactaacacacacacacactgtactaacacacacacacacactgtactaacacacacacacacactgtactaacacacactgtactaacacacacactgtactaacacacacacacactgtactaacacacacacacactgtactaacacacacacacactgtactaacacacacacactgtactaacacacactgtactaacacacacacacacacacactgtactaacacacacacacactgtactaacacacactgtactaacacacacacacacacacactgtactaacacacacacacactgtactaacacacacagactgtactaacacacacacactgtactaacacacacacacacacactgtactaacacacacacacactgtactaacacacacacactgtactaacacacacacactgtactaacacacacacactgtactaacacacacacactgtactaacacacacacacacactgtactaacacacacacacacactgtactaacacacacagactgtactaacacacacacacactgaactaacacacacacactgtactaacacacacacacacactgtactaacacacacacacacactgtactaacacacacacacacactgtactaacacacacacactgtactaacacacacacactgtactaacacacacacactgtactaacacacacacacactgtactaacacacacagactgtactaacacacacacactgtactaacacacacagactgtactaacacacacacacacacactgtactaacacacacacactgtactaacacacacagactgtactaacacacacacactctgacacagtGATGTTTTAGAATATCGGGTTCTCTTCACATCACAAATTACATACAGTAATAAACGGAGTGAACAATGTCACATGGTCTGAAACTGTTTCCTTGCAACAGATTGACAGGCTCACATCAGGAACTGATCAGATTCTGAtttattgatcattttaattagaTGACACCTCTACTGTACTTGAaatgaattgtgtgtgtttgtttgaagggAACATGATAAAAACCCAGAGATGTTCTTCTCAACACTCATGaaactgaaagagaaacaaCTGAACTTCAAGCTGTCGGTTCTCGGAGAGACGTTCACTGACATCCCAggtacacacactgacttttctgtcctttaaaactgtgtgtgagacgctacagaggtcagaggtcggcACTGCGTCCTCCTCACGACAGTGTATCATCAGCTGATGATGCGATAATGACTGTGcatgttttaaagaaatgaaacgTAAAGTTttactgcagcacaaacacattgaTTGTAAATCAGCTTAACGAGCACAGGAAGGCAATCACATTAGGACAATCTTCATCCACTTTGATTTCAGTAATGAGGTCACACAGTATCGACTCAGTTCACCTGAGTCTGAGCTCCGATCATAAACGTCTACTCTCATCaatatctgatttaaaatgaggttttatttcttctcctccttcctctctttatctcttcttCACCCCCACAGTCGTCTTCTCTGAGGCTCGCCATCAGCTTGACTCTCACGTCGTCTCGTGGGGTTATCAGAACAGGAAGCTAGATTACCTCAAAGTTCTGTGTGAGGCAGACGTGGTCGTCTCCACCGCCAAACATGAGTTCTTCGGCGTCGCCATGTgagtttcattcattcacacaggGTCTGTCCATCACAATAGTCAATCACTATAATCAATCATATTAATCACATTGATCCCGTTTCACGGGTTAGCTGGTGTGTGATTGGTGCGTGTGCTGGCGTGTGATTGGCCTGCAGCTCAGACTTCAGTCACCTGGTGGACTCTCTCATGTCTCCATCAGGTGGATCTGAGCTTCAGGCTGAACAACCAACCAGATGCTGTGCTCTCTGAAGCTCGGCCAATCAAAGGGCTCTGATGTGAACGTGTGATCTTCGTCTGATTCATGTTTGAACTTTGATTCACTGAagcttcttttaaaaaaacagatttcaacTGTTCAAATTCTGTTGATGAGAAAAACTCAGTTTCATCACAAACATGAAGATATGAcgtcatctgtctctctctctgcttctgtctctctaaccctctctctctgtctgtctgtctctctctctgcttctgtctctctaaccctctctctctgtctgtctgtctctctctctgcttctgtctctctaaccctgtctctctgcttctgtctctctaaccctctctctctgtctgtctgtctctctctctgcttctgtctctctaaccctctctctctgcttctgtctctctaaccctgtctctctgtctgtctgtctctctctgcttctgtctctctctctgtttgtctttctctctctctgcttctgtctctctaaccctctctctctgtctgtctgtctctctctctgcttctgtctctctaagcctctctcctctgtctgtctgtctgtctctctctctttgtgagaggaaacattttctttcacaggAACTTGACTCACTGAGTGTGATATGTTTATTCTATAGCTTCTATATATTTGTCAGAAGGACATTTTGTGTCTTGGCTCCATCGTATCTGAGAAGAAGCTTCAAGAACAGTTAGTTCCTAAATTATCTTTCATCACCTTTCAGAACAATGTTGATTCAGCTCAAAGAACAAAcatcaaaaagaagaaaaatcttcTGGAATGAAAACCCAGTAAAGCTGGTTTGAAAACTTTAATGATGAAAGTTCGATTATTCACGTTTTTAAACTTTTCGAAATAATTTAGCCTCAAAAAACGTTTGTCCTCTTGTCCTCATGttgccattttctcatgttgTCATGATCTCAGGTTAGAAGCTGTTCACTGCggatgttttcctctgtgtccgAAGGCTTTGGTGTATCCTGAAATATTTCCAGGTGACTAGCGACACGTTGTCGTCTTCTTGTCGTCTGAGTCTTCACTCATTCATCCctcacctcttcttcttctgtttgtcaTGTAGCACAGTACCTGTACTCCACACCTGAGCAGCTGTGTAAACGTCTGCAGGAACTTTGCAGGAAGCCTGACCTCGCCCGCAGACATGTCACCAAGGTAACCCATGCAGCTGATATTTAGAGCACCTGAGTGTAATTAACAGTAAACTTTATCCaagacttttattctgaagaaaCAAGAAAGTTAACtttttgtttattgattaaaacTTTGCTGATTGACAggttgatgatgtcatcagatgATTGACAGGTTAACGTCAACAAAATCAGGTTTAGTTTTGCATGAGTGATTTCATGATGAAAACTAAACAGAATTCTGGAAAGTTCTGTTTAGGTTGAGTCTGGAACCAGAACCAGATCCAGGACCGGACCATGTAGATCACAGCTGATGTGGAACTTCTTCTTTTAATGCTCGTTTTCCAGGTCgacacctcctccttctcctggaCGCATCTGAAGGATCGTTTTAAGATGCTGCTGCAGACGCAGGTCCCTGAATGCACCGCAGGCCAGTGCTCTGATGCTGAAGT includes:
- the gtdc1 gene encoding tRNA-queuosine alpha-mannosyltransferase isoform X2, translated to MTCSTARVLRAGLMQSQSLSSPSVLLVEPFYGGSHKQLIDLLNENIIGCCVFTLPAKKWHWRARTAALYFSQTIPTCPTYRVLFSSSVLNLCELVALRPDLARLKKILYFHENQLVYPVRKDQERDFQYGYNQVLSCLVADIVVFNSFFNMDSFLSSISSFMKKIPDHRPRNLEQLIRPKCMVLSFPLQFPDVSRLMPKHKLVRQQQIRAEPHTHRSEDPHPSTIEPDLEPVSDQISGDQDSGDQIKPLHIVWPHRWEHDKNPEMFFSTLMKLKEKQLNFKLSVLGETFTDIPVVFSEARHQLDSHVVSWGYQNRKLDYLKVLCEADVVVSTAKHEFFGVAMLEAVHCGCFPLCPKALVYPEIFPAQYLYSTPEQLCKRLQELCRKPDLARRHVTKVDTSSFSWTHLKDRFKMLLQTQVPECTAGQCSDAEVH
- the gtdc1 gene encoding tRNA-queuosine alpha-mannosyltransferase isoform X1; translation: MTCSTARVLRAGLMQSQSLSSPSVLLVEPFYGGSHKQLIDLLNENIIGCCVFTLPAKKWHWRARTAALYFSQTIPTCPTYRVLFSSSVLNLCELVALRPDLARLKKILYFHENQLVYPVRKDQERDFQYGYNQVLSCLVADIVVFNSFFNMDSFLSSISSFMKKIPDHRPRNLEQLIRPKCMVLSFPLQFPDVSRLMPKHKLVRQQQIRAEPHTHRIHFSNRSEDPHPSTIEPDLEPVSDQISGDQDSGDQIKPLHIVWPHRWEHDKNPEMFFSTLMKLKEKQLNFKLSVLGETFTDIPVVFSEARHQLDSHVVSWGYQNRKLDYLKVLCEADVVVSTAKHEFFGVAMLEAVHCGCFPLCPKALVYPEIFPAQYLYSTPEQLCKRLQELCRKPDLARRHVTKVDTSSFSWTHLKDRFKMLLQTQVPECTAGQCSDAEVH
- the gtdc1 gene encoding tRNA-queuosine alpha-mannosyltransferase isoform X3; translated protein: MINNTVSHLCQSLSSPSVLLVEPFYGGSHKQLIDLLNENIIGCCVFTLPAKKWHWRARTAALYFSQTIPTCPTYRVLFSSSVLNLCELVALRPDLARLKKILYFHENQLVYPVRKDQERDFQYGYNQVLSCLVADIVVFNSFFNMDSFLSSISSFMKKIPDHRPRNLEQLIRPKCMVLSFPLQFPDVSRLMPKHKLVRQQQIRAEPHTHRSEDPHPSTIEPDLEPVSDQISGDQDSGDQIKPLHIVWPHRWEHDKNPEMFFSTLMKLKEKQLNFKLSVLGETFTDIPVVFSEARHQLDSHVVSWGYQNRKLDYLKVLCEADVVVSTAKHEFFGVAMLEAVHCGCFPLCPKALVYPEIFPAQYLYSTPEQLCKRLQELCRKPDLARRHVTKVDTSSFSWTHLKDRFKMLLQTQVPECTAGQCSDAEVH
- the gtdc1 gene encoding tRNA-queuosine alpha-mannosyltransferase isoform X4, yielding MDSFLSSISSFMKKIPDHRPRNLEQLIRPKCMVLSFPLQFPDVSRLMPKHKLVRQQQIRAEPHTHRSEDPHPSTIEPDLEPVSDQISGDQDSGDQIKPLHIVWPHRWEHDKNPEMFFSTLMKLKEKQLNFKLSVLGETFTDIPVVFSEARHQLDSHVVSWGYQNRKLDYLKVLCEADVVVSTAKHEFFGVAMLEAVHCGCFPLCPKALVYPEIFPAQYLYSTPEQLCKRLQELCRKPDLARRHVTKVDTSSFSWTHLKDRFKMLLQTQVPECTAGQCSDAEVH